The Gloeobacter morelensis MG652769 genome contains the following window.
CCCAGACCGCGGCAAACCAGGGCAATGCGCTCACCCTGGCTCGCCCGCAGATAGGCCAGGGCAGGCAGCGGAAAAAGCTCCGCCGCCGCCTGCACGGTCCGGGGCGGCTCGGCTGAAGTTACAACAGTATCTGGCATAGAAGGACATGTGTTCACAATATGACCCATCCTAGCACCGGTGGACCGGCTCAGAATGTCAGGCGGTTGAGCAGACGCGCCACGGCCTTGGGGGTAAGGTTCAGGCGGTCGCGCAGGTCAGTCAGGTTCCGGTAGTCGCCGTGCTGCTCGCGCTCGCGCACGATGCGCACAGCCAGGTGGGTGTCGAGGTCTTCCAGTTGTTCAAGCTGCACGACGGAAGCTTCGTTAACATCGAGGGTGACCGGCAACGCCACCGGCGGCTCGTAATAGCAAAACTGCAGGAGCGGTTCGAGGCGGCGGACTTTGATCGACGAAAGATCGGCGCGCTCGACCAATTCGTCCGCCGAGAGGTACGGCCCGCCGCTGCGGCGCGCCTCGACGATGCGGCGCGCTTCGATGATCGAAAGACCCGGCAGGCGCAACAGATCGTCGATGCTGCAGCGGTTGATGTCGATGCCCATGCCCAATTCCCGCGCCAGGCGCATATCCTGATCCGATTGCAGACGCTGCTGGGGATCTTGCATCAGCAACAGGCGGTTCTGGTATTCGCTTTGCACCTGAAAGGTGTGTGCGGCCACCAATCCCCAGACCGTCCAGAACAAAAACCACTCCCCCGCCACCGTGCCCGCGATCACGCCGAGGGAGCTGAGAATGGCGTAGACCACCGCCCAGCGCACCCAGGAGGGCTTGCGCACTTCCTGTCCGGCGAGCATCAGCCCTAGCCAGTTGACGATCGGCACCGCCAGTAACCACCTCCAGTTGCGCGCGCTGTCCATGGCCTACCCCCCCCGGCGTCAACCGATCCGATCGATGAGTTTGCGGCGCTTTTCTTCGAATTCTTCCTCGCTAATGAGGCCCTCCTGGCGCAAAGCCTCCAGGCGCCGCAGCGTGTCGATCGGATCGCCTAGAAATTTTTGGGGTTCGTAGGTCAGCTTCGCGTTGAATTTGCGGTTGAATTCGCTGTCGCTCTGCACCAGATAGAGCACCCCTTCGACAAAACCGATGAGCCCCGGCAGACCGGTCCAAAAAAACAACAGGTAGACTAT
Protein-coding sequences here:
- a CDS encoding helix-hairpin-helix domain-containing protein, producing MDSARNWRWLLAVPIVNWLGLMLAGQEVRKPSWVRWAVVYAILSSLGVIAGTVAGEWFLFWTVWGLVAAHTFQVQSEYQNRLLLMQDPQQRLQSDQDMRLARELGMGIDINRCSIDDLLRLPGLSIIEARRIVEARRSGGPYLSADELVERADLSSIKVRRLEPLLQFCYYEPPVALPVTLDVNEASVVQLEQLEDLDTHLAVRIVREREQHGDYRNLTDLRDRLNLTPKAVARLLNRLTF
- a CDS encoding TM2 domain-containing protein, producing MGEKNRSTAAILAMLLGWLGAHKFYLGRPVAGIVYLLFFWTGLPGLIGFVEGVLYLVQSDSEFNRKFNAKLTYEPQKFLGDPIDTLRRLEALRQEGLISEEEFEEKRRKLIDRIG